The following proteins are encoded in a genomic region of Hydra vulgaris chromosome 05, alternate assembly HydraT2T_AEP:
- the LOC136080381 gene encoding uncharacterized protein LOC136080381: MFQKQQNDILSLISANLKLTNDRIDGLLKEISTLKETCEMLKKDNVNRNADQNKTNKQLIKFEKTQKDIEESLTFYQDCNDKKMSELEKKKSSNANIGENEKNKFRQLEDRQRRNNLRIEGVKENDNESWDDTEKIIINIFENNLNVNGVIIERAHRTGIIEKKNPRTIVIKLLNHKDKVKILKNANKLKGSGIYINEDFSLETSIIKKKLLEESKLHRINGKYSVVIYDKLIVREFIKKNNDK, encoded by the coding sequence atgttccaaaaacaacaaaatgatATACTATCGTTAATAAGTGCAAATTTAAAACTGACTAATGATCGAATCGATGGATTGCTGAAAGAAATTAGTACATTAAAGGAAACTtgtgaaatgttaaaaaaagataacgTAAACCGAAATGCcgatcaaaataaaactaacaagcagttgataaagtttgaaaaaacacaaaaagacaTTGAGGAAAGTCTAACGTTTTATCAAGATTGCAATGACAAAAAAATGAGcgagttggaaaaaaaaaagtcatcgaATGCAAATATAGgtgagaatgaaaaaaataaatttagacagCTGGAAGATCGACAAAGGCGAAATAATCTTCGAATTGAAGGAGTTAAAGAAAATGACAACGAAAGTTGGGATGATacggaaaaaataataataaatatttttgaaaataatctcaaTGTAAATGGGGTAATCATAGAAAGAGCGCATAGAACTggcattattgaaaaaaaaaatccaagaaCAATTGTAATTAAGTTACTTAACCATAAAGACAAagtaaaaatcctaaaaaatgcCAATAAACTGAAAGGATCCGGAATTTATATCAACGAGGATTTTTCGCTGGAAACTtccataataaaaaagaaacttcttGAAGAAAGCAAATTGCACAGGATAAATGGTAAGTATTCCGTTGTTATATACGATAAGCTTATTGTtagagaatttataaaaaaaaataatgataaatga